The Saccharomyces mikatae IFO 1815 strain IFO1815 genome assembly, chromosome: 2 sequence aaaagagaatggaCCTTATAGAATCAATCAAGGAAACATCCGAAACGAATTGTCCGCCgttcaaattcttgattAAGTATGTCAAAAATTTAACGTTACGCTTTCTGCCTTGTTGTAAAGTAAGTTTCTTCAAGCCATGAGTAAGATGCTTAATACTTGGATTCTTCGATGCTGAGCCCCAGCTCAAAGTATTAGAGTCTTTTGAATTAATATTCGTTATCGGTTCCGATATTTTTCTGTATGAATTTGAGTTCATCTCATCATAAACCTCACTGTCTAATAGGGTCAGGACAACTAAAAATCTTAATATGGCGGTATGAGAAGATAATTCCGACCCGGTGTAGTTGGAATATAACTCCATAATATTTTCCATATagtttaaagaagaatgtaCATTCTGAGGCTGATAATTATTCAGTCTTGGATGTACATTTGAATTTGCCATGGATGCATTGGATTGTTGGGAATTATCCCAAAGCAACGAGGAGTTGCTGTCATCTAGATTGAGGGATTTCTTACTTGAATTATATGATGAAACGTCATCCAAGGAAAAAATGTGTTGTGgaatattattaaaattaGCGGTAGTATTACTATAATTATTAGTACTGGTATTTGCATTAGTTGGGGTATCTAAATCAATATTACTTGTTGCACTTGTAGTAGACGTAGCAGTATTGGCGTGCATTAGTGTCGACGCTATTGGAGATGATGGATGAGCTGTAGTATTCGAATTTAAAGGTGAACTTGATGATGGCACAGGGGGGGGAGAGGAATTATTCCCCGTAGAAAACTGTGACGGAGAGACATTTCCCGAAACGCTCATACTAGATTGCTTCAAAGACGTTTTTGATACGGAGTTCGGACTGTTAGTGCTAGTCGTCtttgaagaggaagaatgatgaatatggtgatggtgatcATTGTTGACATTAGTTAATAGTGATGATACGTTGAAGGTAGAATaaacttcatcaaataaaagTGAGACTAGTTGAGATATAGACGTCCTATCAGAATTATTCAATCCACCATTatcagatgaagaagacggACTATTATAATCAGACGAAATTAAATTGGTATAGACTTTAACGTATTCTTTTGGCCTTGCCATTATCCAAAATAAGAAAGCTTTAGAAGCATAATATAACAAAAGGGAGTGGAATACAGTTCTTTTCATATAGCTTGATAAATGCTGTAACATATCCAAATATGCTAATAAATTCTTGTCGGTCAAATATGTACAACCGAATAGATCGAGATGGTTTACCACGCCTAATTCGGTTGATGTATGTGATATCAATAAAGGGGCAAAGACCTTTGTCTTGACACACTTCGTGAACTCTGTATGGTTAGAGGCAGATATAAACCTCTGAATATAATCTATTGTTAAGTCTATCTTGTCGGTATATGCTGGATAGttcctcttctttaaaAACTCTTGTGCATCGGGGAAAATacttgattttgaaatagTAGCACTACCAGAAAGATGATGAGACATGTTTTCTAAAACCTTCAAAGTTCTTGTATTGAATTTTAGCTTAGAAATTCTGCATAATAAGGTCGTTGCTAAAGTTGGCTTGATCCTTGTATTCTTTGGTCTAGATGTATGGAAATTTGGCCTGTGACTAGAAAAACCTGGCTTATAATTGTCATTTctaattttcttgaagtcATTATTTTGGTCCCAAAAATACTCAAAAACATCACTTAATAATCTCAAGAGAACCAGTATAGAGTGGGCAATATCATCAGTAATGTTGTCAGAAGTTATATCTTCATCTTGGACAATTAAGTCGATTAAGCTTAATGTGTCTTCAATGATCGGGTTCAAATCCTTTGTGATCGCTATGTTCAAAATGATAGTCCTGCACGAATTGAAAACCGGATCTGCTTCCACATCAGAATACGTCTTTAGATTAGATTCTATGGGAAGAATAAGCAGAAGcctatcaaaaaaaaggtgttTCGTCAAGGAATATTCCATTGGTGAGTTTCTATTTTTCAGCTCAGTTTGACTCATCTAGCGAGTaactttattctttttgtatattaTGCTAAAAATGGGTTTCttatttgaagtttttattCGTTAGGCAAAAGGTACCTACCTGATCCTATAGACTTTCTTTAATTATCTTAATTACGAGTTGATATAATCTGTGCCCAATGCCTATAAAATGATCAAAGTCGTAAACTAATGCTGGTACTGTGTATAAAAAGCAGAAAtgtaaaaacaaaataattaTTCGTCTCAATTGTTATGTAAAACAGCAAAACTTTAATATACCAGTATTTATTTGAGTAGTGGCTTCTGTAGTCTATCTTTTAACAACGTTCATCTCTTACTATGTCTGAATACATATCTTTCTATGTTGTATTGTATCCCTTTATGAAAAACTTCCAAGCGGCGTCGGCCCGCTTAGAGGGTAATACCAAAATTATTCAGCCCAGGGCCGTCGTTAATCTTCATTCTcttggaagaagaacctCTCGGTTGTTGCGAAATCGCTTTTAGCTGATACAAACAGTAGTACAACTTGTTACTTTGATGACTGTTGAGGAGTGTGAGACCAAGGGATGCGAGGAGCTTGTGTAGCAATGTTTTGTTGCAGTATCTTGAGTGCGTCACACAGGCTTGTGGCAGAACAATAAAGACGTAACCTTGTGGCCTGAGAAATTTGATCATGCGATGGCACATCGCACCACGGTCCTTGTGATTTTTGACAAAATTGAGAACTAAAGAGCATGATATTAGGTTaaatttatcattttcattttttggtaGTGGCCTCTCCATGAAATCTTGTTTGATAACGCCCTCGTGCTCCTCTAAATCAATACGAACCACTTCTCGAAAAAGTGCACATCGGGATATGCAGTTTTCAGAGCTTAGAGAGCCAATCTCTAATGCCGTGCCTTGTAGATTGTCGTCCATCAAGGGCCTAATCCACTTTTCGAGTAACTTCGAAGTGTCTCCTCCACGTCCCTTCAATTGCCCATTTTGACTAGCAATTTGATAGGTCTCCAATCCGCCCAGCTTATCAATTTGATTCATTATGTAACCAAGCAATGTATACATCTCAGTGAGATCACAAGCGTCTCTCAACTtgtcttcatttttaattaaTGAATGTAGCTTTAACAGCTGTGATTCCATTGCTTCACTAAAAGATTGTGATTTACCGTCTTCATAATGCTTGCTCAATATTGCATTACTTTTAATACTTGATTTAATGATTGcatcattctttttctcattaGTCTCATCCAAATTTTCCGTGAGACATAAAAAGTGGCATATCGATTCACGTTTATTGATCAAATGGTGAAATCTTCGTATTATCCTTCTTGTCTTCTGCGGTTTGATCACCTTTATTACATTACCGCCTACTTGTTTCCTTTTGCCCGTAATGcttttagattttttagAATGCATTTCACTTTGCTGGTAATGTCACTTAATTGATTTGCCATATGTCATCAAAGTCATAGTAAGCTCATCGCTTctcagttttttttttcatcttacAAATCCCGCCACAAGGTTTGCCCAGTCcgtacttttcttttttctttgaaaaacttttccaGTGATGAGCTTATGGAAATATCTATTAAAAGATCCTGCTTATTTCCATTACAAACTTTACCTAAAACTTCTTGGATAGATCAACCACATATTCAAGTTTTCACCATGAGTAAAAAGACGTcttctcaaaaaaagaaaacagttACAAATTCACAGGAAGTAATTGTAGATGAATCCAAACTGAATTGGAAACCTGTGGATATCCCGGACACTTTGGGTGACTTTGGTGGGTTTTATGGGttagaagaaattgaaggaGTAGATGTTAAAATTGTAAACGGTAAGGTAAACTTTGTCGCTAAGAGTGATGCGAAAGCGGTGAAAGACATCACAAAgaaagatgatgaggataAACAGGGACCCGCGGAAAATGAATCTGATTCGAGTTCGGCATCCGAACTTCTTGAATTTAAGAACTTGGAcgatattgaagaaggaGAGTTAAGTGCAGCTTCCTATTCATCATCGAGTGAAGATGAACAAGTGGAAATTGAGAATTCAGAATTAACTGACGCAAACGAGGATgtagatgaagatgttttaaaagaaaatgttttcAATCAAGACGTAAATATCGATGATATTTCTCCGGTAAATTTACCTGAATGGACGAATCTTGCACCTCTCTCAATGACTATCTTACAAAGCTTACAaagtttgaattttctcAGACCTAcagaaattcaaagaaaatccatTCCCGTTATCCTGCAAGGAAAGGATGTCATGGGCAAAGCCTCTACAGGTTCAGGTAAAACATTGGCTTATGGTATTCCGATTATAGAGCAATTGATTACTAATTTTTCgcagaaaaacaagaaaccGATATCATTAATTTTCACCCCTACACGAGAACTTGCGCATCAAGTCACTGatcatctcaaaaaaatctgtgAGCCTGTTCTAGCAAAATCTCAGTACTcgatattatcattaacagGTGGACTTTCCATTCAAAAGCAACAACGTCTATTAAAATACGATAATAGTGGCCAGATTGTCATTGCAACACCAGGTAGATTTTTGGAATTATTagaaaaagacaatacgttaattgaaagattttccAAGGTAGATACATTAATTCTCGACGAAGCTGATAGATTATTACAAGACGGTCATTTTGacgaatttgaaaaaattatcaaataCTTATCAATGGAAAGgaggaaaaataaagaaaaaatttccgAAGGTAAGAACAAAATCTGGCAAACTTTGATATTCTCTGCAACTTTTTCGATAGACTTATTTGATAAGCTATCTTCCTCTCGTCAAgtgaataaaaaatataagaaCAGCGAAGATGAATTAAATGCCGTAATACAGCACTTGATGAGTAAAATTCAGTTCAATTCAAAACCAGTTATAATAGATACAAATCCTGAGTCAAAGGTAAGCTCTCAAATTAAAGAATCTTTGATTGAATGTCCTCCACTAGAACGTGATCTATACTGTTACTACTTCCTAACAATGTTTCCTGGCACAACTTTGATCTTTTGTAACGCAATTGACTCTGTAAAGAAACTGACTGTGTATTTAAACAACCTAGGTATCCCCGCTTTCCAAATTCATTCTTCTATGACACAGAAGAATCGtttgaaaagtttggaAAGATTCAAGCAACAGAGTGCCAAACAAAACACAATAAATCACTCAAATCCGAATTCCTTTCAAATATCAACAGTATTGATTGCAAGTGATGTTGCCGCAAGGGGTTTGGACATTCCGGGTGTCCAGCACGTTATCCATTATCACTTACCAAGATCTACTGATATCTATATTCATAGATCGGGCAGAACTGCAAGGGCAGGTTCTGAAGGTGTTTCTGCCATGATATGTTCGCCTCAAGAATCCATGGGCCCATTAAggaaattaagaaaaacTTTGGCTATAAAAAACAGTGTCTCTGCAGATTTGAAGACCAAGTCAACTAACAGAAAGCCTATTAAATGGCAAAATACCGTACCTTTGTTACCAATCGAGACCGACATACTTTCACAActtaaagaaagaagtagATTATCAGGCGAATTAGCTGATCATGAAATAGCTTCCAACTCCTTGAGGAAAGATGATAATTGGTTAAAAAAGGCTGCTGATGAATTAGGCATTGATGTCGATTcggatgaagatgatataTCGAAAAGTAATTCAGacacttttcttcttaagaataaaaatagaaaaatgcaaaagaCCATAGGTAAGGATAAAGTAAAAGCAATGAAAGCTGAATTAAACGAGTTGTTGGCAGTACCTATACGTAAAGATAGAAGACAGAAATACTTGACAGGTGGGCTGGTAAATTTGGCTGATAATCTAGTCAAAAAGAGAGGTCATAATACTATCATTGGtcatgaaaaaataaacgcTTTGGaaacattgaaaaagaagaagaagagaaataaTTAATTCGGAGGCCTTTTTGAGTAAAAAATCTCTTTTCCTTGTAACTTTTACATAACATACACAGTTCTCTAAACTTGCTATGTACTTTTGAAAGGAATTAGCTCAATATAGAGCAAAAGGTTATCCaagtatatattatattgtACAAAAAACTAAAGGCGAATTCAATTTAACTTTGACATTAAGTGATTAAATTCTTTTCGATTTTAGTTATCTCCCccctttttattttatttaaatGAAATCGTAGTCAGATCcctcatcttcatcataaTATTCATCCTCAGATTCATCAACCAATTGCTCAAAGTTAACCTTGTAACGCAGCATTGCACCAATACCACCAAACCCAGTGACAAATTGAGCACCTTCGGAAGATTTATCCGTGATGAATTCCAAGGTAGCACCGAAACTTTTATAGTTAGCTGCCAACCATTCAATCAATGGTTCTTCAGAAACAACATCCATTTCTTGGCCAGTAGCCTTGTCGATAGCAAATGATTTATCCTTTGCTTCTGGTTCAGCAAATTTTATAACTTCATTGTCTTCTGCATCTTTAAATGTGTACCTAATagtttccaaattttcGAAAACAATTAGTTTCTCGACTGCACCCAAATCTAAAGCCTTCAAAGTATCATCTATACCATAACAAAATTTACCCGTATCCTGagaaatttcatcaaaatatGCTTCCaataatttcttctcttggACATATTTAACATTGGCCAACGCTTCCGCAGAAAGTTCGATAGCCTGGTTGAAACCATTTTCACCACCGTAAGAAACATCCACAATGGAAATAACCTTACATGCAAGTCTTGGATCGAATAATTCGGATTTGGCCAAGTCGGTCTTGAAATCAGCTGAACCTGCTAAAATTAGACCTTTAACATTAACTTTGTCATTGGtgataaaattttgaacTGCAACTTCAGCGACTTTTCTCACATAGTTatgtcttttttcttctcttaaaCGAGCAAAACGTAGAGCGGATTGACCACCTCTGCCGTGCTTTTTTGGCAAATCAACGGTGAATTTGTGCAAAACAGTTCTTGTGTTACCAGAAACGGAACCGAACAAAGTACCTTGGCCATCCATGACTATAAAACCAAATTTGTCGTCAGCTTGTAGTAATTCCGAAAGAACTTCAGTATGAAATTTGTTATCACACAAATATAAGGATGTGTTAATAGGCTTGTATGGTTCAATGTCAAATGTgaccttcttttctttaccaTCTTCGGTAATGATGTCACCACAATACAAAACCAAACCGTTTTTAGGTAAAGTATTATACAACTTCAACTTCTGTTGAGTGGAAGTAATTGCAGACAAAACTGAGAGACGGTTAACTCTTGATTTGATATTCGATGCAGTACCGTATTCGTCTGTCAACATTTTTTGGTACAGTGGAATTTGGCCTTTAGGAGGTATAACCAAAGAAATCATAGAAGTACCATTACCTCTGGCTTTCTCTAAAGATTGAACCAACTTTTTGACTTTCCAgatttcaatatttttctcaacCTCGTTATCCATTATTTAAATATTCACTTAACTAGTTCTGCAGTATTCAAGAAATGACTTAACGAACGCAGAGAGAACCAACTTTTCGTTAAAAATCATATTAACATCTCTCACATTAGAAATTAGAATAATCTATCTCATTGATTGACGCCTAGCATTGAAacttctgaaaaaaattttcattcagGGTCACTACTTAATTCGGGTAATGAAAAGGCGCTATCAAACGGTGATACTAAACACGTACAAACGACAGAAGCACATGTAGTTTTGAAGTACTCGTACGATATGTATTTACGAAGGGGTTATTATCTTTCATGCTAGATACAACCTTGTGGGAAACTATAACCAAAACAAAGCGGTACATGATTACTGCACTTTTAGGAGTGGATTTTTGACAATATGCCATTTAACAAGTCCGCCATGTCATCCATTTATTATTGTCATATCCAGGTTGATATTTATAATTACATTTTGGAGATGATGCTGACACTCATGTGATACCTCAAGACTGTAGTTATATTTTTTGGGAAAGAGGTAGTTAAGTGATTCAATTAGAACAAACAATTATTATATTAATTGATGCAGGGTGATTAATCCCTTTTGATTTCAGCATCCAATTTACATTCACCAATGTTTCCTCCTTACTAAAACATGATGTTACCAAAAGATAACGagaacttcaaaaaatgcttctagtagtattttctttttccagtCTTCGATTCATTGCGCTGTCTTGGGTGCTGTTGGGTTTGTTAAAAACAATCGTTCCTTGTGAAAATCAACCTTTTGATAATAGAattgaaataaataaaaaaaaaatgagctAGAACCTCGTTTAAGAGGTACAGTCTCTAAAAAAGGCTAAAAGTTGGCGTTCTGTAACATACAAAGActagatttgaaaattttagagaaagaaaaaggcaaTCAAAAATACAGAACGGAGCTGTAGGattaataaagaaaataaatttTCTTGGAGTTTTTCTTAAGAACGGCTCCTTCAGTAACCTTCTGATCCTTATTAGCAAACGAAGAAGTAAACCAGTCTATAACTTACTGTAAAAGTCAAAAAGTTCTATATCCAAGAATTTTCTCGATCTTGCAGTGGATCAACTAATTTTTTACAGCAGAAAATATGTTCTATTCGAAGCCTTACAATATAAGACCAATGCTTACAAGACTGAAGTGCGAAAATTGCGTCCTGCTAACTCCACCGAACACTATCAATTTGTTTTgcaatctttttttggagGATACGACAAGCCAGCGGCATTGTGAAAAGTTCTCCTTTCGCGGGGCAATGAGTCAAAGAGCGTGTGACAATGAAATCTATCAATTGTGACATCAGGTGACGCGGGATCGTTCTTTTGTCCTGATCAAATTACCTTCTGAATACCGATACTACGAATATAAAAGGAGGTCCTGAAATTCCTGATGGGAGTTACTACTTATGATTTTTAGCCACGCTCTTACTAAGGAAGAGCCCTGAAAGTTTATTCTCCTACACATCAACTTAATACAGACATCATGTCTTCTCAGGCCATTCCAAAAACTCAGAAAGCCATTGTATTCTACGAGACTGATGGCAAGTTGGAATATAAAGATGTTACTGTTCCAGAACCTAAGCCTAACGAAATTCTAGTTCACGTAAAATATTCTGGTGTCTGTCATAGTGATTTGCATGCGTGGCATGGCGATTGGCCATTCCAATTGAAATTTCCATTAATTGGTGGTCATGAAGGTGCTGGTGTTGTTGTCAAGTTGGGATCCAACGTTAAGGGCTGGAAGGTTGGTGATCTTGCGGGTATAAAATGGTTGAACGGGACTTGTATGTCCTGTGAATATTGTGAGGTGGGTAACGAATCTCAGTGTCCTCATCTAGACGGTACAGGTTTCACACATGATGGTACTTTCCAAGAATACGCGACTGCTGATGCTGTTCAGGCTGCTCATATTCCACAAAACGTCAATCTGGCAGAAGTCGCCCCAATCTTGTGTGCAGGTATCACGGTTTATAAGGCGTTGAAAAGAGCCAATCTAATGCCAGGCCAATGGGTTACTATATCTGGTGCCTGCGGTGGTTTAGGTTCTCTGGCGATTCAATACGCTCTGGCTATGGGTTTCAGAGTTATTGGTATAGATGGTGGCGAGGCTAAACGAAAACTATTCGAAAAATTAGGTGGAGAAATTTTCATCGATTTCACAAAGGAAAGAGATGTTGCTGGTGCTGTAATCAAGGCCACTAATGGTGGTTCTCATGGGATAATCAATGTGTCAGTTTCTGAAGCTGCTATCGAGGCTTCTACGAGGTACTGTAGGCCCAACGGCACTGTTGTCTTGGTTGGTATGCCAGCTCATGCTCATTGCAAGTCTGATGTTTTTAATCAAGTTGTAAAGTCCATTTCTATTGTCGGATCTTGTGTTGGAAATAGAGCTGATACAAGGGAGGCTTTGGATTTCTTTGCTAGAGGTTTAATTGAATCTCCAATCCACTTGGCTGGTCTATCTGATGTTCCAGAAATTTTCGggaaaatggaaaaaggTGAGATTGTTGGTAGATATGTTGTGGACACTTCTAGATAACTCTGTAACGaatttaatgaaaatatctttacttttatatGAATGTTGTATTTTACCTATTTAGTTTCTTAGATTTACTTATAACATGACAAATTGTTTCATTTACAAGCAGGATTATATTTACGAGAATAGGCAGAGGGCTGCTCTTTTGGTTGACTAGACAGCTATATAAGCGTTTAAGTGGTGAATTCCTCTGCTTTTGAAATGAACGTTCTATGCACTAATTCCTCGTTTGAAGTGATAATATATGGGGCTAACAACAATTTGGACTTGACAAATCTCaagtataataataaaagtgAGCCCAAAATTGTTCAACCAATAAAAGTGTATATCGCTTAGCCAGTAGACCTCTTTTGACAATACTCAAGAAAGAGCAATGTTTTCGAAGCTTTCCTTATTTCGAAGGGCAGCCATTGCTCCTGCCACTATGAGAATGTCTTTTAGGTCCATTTATCATAAAACCGAGAGTGACTTGCCCGGGAGGATCGTCCCAAAACTACCCACATTTTATTCAGCGAATCCTAATCATGAAGATCGCATCAACCGACTAGAAAGGCTTTTAAGGAAGTATATAAAGTTGCCTTCTCAAAATAGTACTGAAGTACAGCAAACGAAGGCTCCGTGGATTTCTTTTGACGAATACGCCCTAATAGGCGGTGGTACAAGATTGAAACCTACCCAATATACTCAACTGCTATACATGTTGAATAAATTACACAACATTGATTCTCAGCTTACCAATGATGAAATCACATCCGAACTATCCCAATATTATAAGAAAAGTTCAATTCTTCCAGATgatatcaaaatcaaaacttTAGATGAGTATGGAAGAAGTATGGCcattggaaaaagaaaaagttccACTTCAAAGGTCTATGTTGTTAGAGGCACGGGTGAGATATTGGTTAATGGTCGACAATTGAATGATTATTTCCTTAAAATGAAAGATCGTGAATCAATTATGTACCCCCTTCAAGTAATTGAATCAGTCGGAAAGTATAATATTTTCGCGATGACATCTGGAGGTGGACCTACGGGTCAGGCTGAATCAATCATGCACGCCATTGCAAAGGCTTTGGTTGTATTCAATCCGTTATTAAAGTCGAGATTGCATAAAGCTGGAGTTTTAACAAGAGATTACAGGCATGTTGAGAGAAAGAAGccaggaaaaaagaaggcaagaaaaatgcCAACCTGGGTTAAGAGATAGTTCCAGCGCGTTTCTTTTGCTCAATTTAGGATGGAAGTATGTGTACTCtggcttttttttagctCATGCATAAAGAACATAATATATTGGCATATAACACTGCATGGAATTGGGAAACACAACTCTCGCTTTTTATTACTGTAAATAGAAGTTATATGTattcaaaactttaatcattcaatatttttttcacatttgTTACTCCTTCTATTGTATCGGTTTTTTACAATCTTTCACCCGAGAAGCGAAGGGGCTAAAGAAGTAATGGCATATATTCCatgggaaaaaaaggagataATAGGAATGCAAACAGCAGCGGCTTTGATATAAGAGTCATAACATAACTATACACAGCACAACACAAACTAAACGTTTCAGCCATATAAACaacccattttttttataagttCATCAAACTGCTTTCTAAAACGCTGAAGAGGTATCCCCTAAAAAGCATCTCCTGCATTCTATCATGAAGCTGATCCCAATCATTCTGAATGCTAAAAACATTAGCGGAATTTCTGGGTCTATATCGATATCTTGCTGGATTGTTGTATTTGTACCACAGATTTATGAAAACTTTCGAAGACAATCCGCAGAGGGATTATCGCTGCTTTTTATTGTGTTATGGTTATTGGGTGATATATTCAATGTCATAGGAGCTATCATGCAAAACTTACTCCCAACCATGATAATTTTAGCTGCATACTATACATTGGCAGATTTAGTTCTGCTGATACAGTGTATGCGGTATGATAAGGATAAGAAAGGTATTTTACAAGaagtcaagaaaaaagttgatCCCGTACATTTGTCCCCGACAAACCCAATAGACGAGTCCGTCTTACAAGATGTTTTTAACGAGTATGAGCCACTTTTACCGAGGggagaggaagaagacaatCGGTTATATAACTCCCTTGAGCTTGGTACAGAAGTGGTTATAAGGGAAAGagagaattttttcaatgacaTATTAATTGTCTCAGGCGTAATTGTTGCCGGGTTTTTTTCATGGTATATATCTTATTGTTCTGGTCTGAGTAGCAATATTCCCAACAAAAAGCCTgcctttgaaaagataaatttaCCGGCACAAATTTTAGGATATCTAAGCGCGATACTATATTTGGGCTCTAGGATTCCTCAAATTGTTCTTAACtacagaagaaaatcatGTGAGGGAGTCtcatttctattttttttatttgcaTGTTTGGGGAATACTTCATTCATAATATCAGTGCTTTCAGTGTCACTTGACCCTGAGTATCTAATTTTAAACGCGTCATGGCTTATCGGTAGTGCTGGTACGCTGTTGATGGACTTCACGGTTTTcgttcaattttttctatatgCTAAACATAGAAACGAAAAAATACTAATAGATAATTAAGTAATATGTTTCTACTAAATCTTTACCTTTGAAACTCAAATAAACACTTATGCCCATTGGCTATGATCTCTAGCAACTAATAACTTCGTTTTATGGAGCGAGCAGGATCACTAGCGCCCCACATTAATCTTAATTTAGCGATACCCTTTGCTGACGCGCGTCTGAAATAGGAACACAAAAACTAATACAAAGAACGAATAATACATTAACTGGGGTGTCTCTGCCTCTAGCGAAAAAGCGACCAAAAACAACAAGCGTAATAAACCATCACATctgttcaagaaatttttttaatcaTATCACAGTagtaaaaacaaaaactgaCAGTCGTTTGACGTATTAAAAGAGAGGCTTCTTATCGCAGTAGTTTGTTAACATATAGGGATAGATACAAGAGAAAGCACGATGTCCAACTTTGCCAACAAAGTAGAAGGTAGCGATACTAAACGTGGAAGGTTTGCCAACTTTACTTTCACCTCTGATACTGTTGCTTTACAGAAAAATAGTACGTTAAGAAACTGGTTTTTAAAACCGACAGTTGATGACCATAAAGAAGTTTGCGCCAATAAAACTGAAAATGAGgtcaaaaatttctgttcgaataataataatcaaCGGAATTCTCTTGAGGAAAAGAATTCTGTTGGAAGAAAAGTGAGG is a genomic window containing:
- the MRPS9 gene encoding mitochondrial 37S ribosomal protein uS9m (similar to Saccharomyces cerevisiae MRPS9 (YBR146W); ancestral locus Anc_3.117), translated to MRMSFRSIYHKTESDLPGRIVPKLPTFYSANPNHEDRINRLERLLRKYIKLPSQNSTEVQQTKAPWISFDEYALIGGGTRLKPTQYTQLLYMLNKLHNIDSQLTNDEITSELSQYYKKSSILPDDIKIKTLDEYGRSMAIGKRKSSTSKVYVVRGTGEILVNGRQLNDYFLKMKDRESIMYPLQVIESVGKYNIFAMTSGGGPTGQAESIMHAIAKALVVFNPLLKSRLHKAGVLTRDYRHVERKKPGKKKARKMPTWVKR
- the RTC2 gene encoding cationic amino acid transporter (similar to Saccharomyces cerevisiae RTC2 (YBR147W) and YOL092W; ancestral locus Anc_3.105) codes for the protein MKLIPIILNAKNISGISGSISISCWIVVFVPQIYENFRRQSAEGLSLLFIVLWLLGDIFNVIGAIMQNLLPTMIILAAYYTLADLVLLIQCMRYDKDKKGILQEVKKKVDPVHLSPTNPIDESVLQDVFNEYEPLLPRGEEEDNRLYNSLELGTEVVIRERENFFNDILIVSGVIVAGFFSWYISYCSGLSSNIPNKKPAFEKINLPAQILGYLSAILYLGSRIPQIVLNYRRKSCEGVSFLFFLFACLGNTSFIISVLSVSLDPEYLILNASWLIGSAGTLLMDFTVFVQFFLYAKHRNEKILIDN